In Acropora muricata isolate sample 2 unplaced genomic scaffold, ASM3666990v1 scaffold_749, whole genome shotgun sequence, one genomic interval encodes:
- the LOC136907475 gene encoding uncharacterized protein: MAGLAEKEKQVRNWKVPELKNFLQARGISVCNKKKDELVELTEKANEIGLELTFDHESPSEVVNAKLATNDGTIPNPLSLHSDWSNDFSDAPNFSWGDLYCYLINKKGYDQESLKAYKSLEGYRLHWDGHVYNLERNKNIYFEHHIMKFSVKPTEREKTPLGNKPTYDGWIIIHKDGVVLSAHCPCIGGSDGACRHIGAALIELEDTLRQNTVVTCTGEKCAWKRRKRTHNEATNLEDMTFTKPEIGKKKKKAVKPSTRNYDPRPKKAVNNENLVPQFRALLINTVPSAVGLHILPDHGLNEATEATDEITEQTSTNGVPLTGIHGNPFIQEQPFTLDCISPFKTHPPSVDEIMQKGQGIKRKLNFNESEIDFIEKKTRLQSQQSDWFLYRNGRITASKCKRVASLKPTTSPSKTIKELLVNNTPQSTAMLQGLQNEDNIAEAFINKMDTVEGKKGVTITKCGLFVSKTHGFLGASPDGIITDPEETTPGVAEFKYIQVKPDETLTDVLLRQHICSKVQHNNAETIQLNKNHKYYFQLYQQMFVTGYHWGVFIAQGTEGGLFYEKVTFTEAFWSPILNKVENFFDKFFVYELAYPRIQLGLERFHY, translated from the exons ATGGCCGGTTTAgcggaaaaggaaaaacaggtCAGAAATTGGAAGGTTCCAGAACTTAAAAATTTCCTGCAGGCTCGAGGGATATCTgtctgcaacaaaaaaaaagacgaacTGGTTGAGCTGACGGAAAAAGCTAACGAAATCGGTTTAGAACTGACATTTGACCATGAGTCGCCCAGCGAAGTTGTAAACGCAAAGTTGGCGACAAACGATGGTACGATCCCGAATCCTTTAAGTCTCCATTCCGACTGGAGCAACGATTTTTCAGATGCCCCTAACTTTTCCTGGGGAGATTTGTATTGCTATTTAATAAACAAGAAAGGATATGACCAAGAATCCCTCAAGGCGTACAAGTCTCTTGAAGGATACCGCTTACACTGGGATGGCCATGTGTACAATCTTGAAAGgaacaagaacatttattttgaACACCACATAATGAAATTCTCTGTTAAACCTACTGAACGAGAGAAAACACCATTAGGAAACAAGCCGACATACGATGGTTGGATAATCATACATAAGGATGGTGTTGTTCTCTCTGCACACTGCCCTTGCATTGGCGG CTCTGATGGGGCTTGCCGTCACATCGGGGCGGCACTCATCGAACTTGAAGACACTCTTCGACAAAATACAGTGGTCACTTGCACTGGCGAGAAATGTGcgtggaaaagaagaaagaggacaCACAATGAAGCCACTAATTTAGAAGACATGACCTTTACCAAACCTGAAATtggcaagaaaaagaaaaaggcagTGAAGCCTTCAACCAGGAATTATGATCCACGCCCCAAAAAAGCTGTAAACAATGAGAATCTAGTTCCACAGTTCAGAGCACTGCTTATTAATACAGTTCCTTCAGCAGTAGGTCTTCATATATTACCTGACCATGGATTGAATGAAGCAACCGAAGCCACTGACGAAATTACAGAACAAACTAGCACAAATGGTGTTCCTTTGACAGGTATTCATGGTAACCCATTTATCCAAGAACAGCCATTTACTTTAGACTGTATATCGCCTTTCAAAACTCACCCCCCAAGTGTTGATGAAATTATGCAAAAGGGACAGGGAATAAAGAGAAAACTGAACTTCAATGAAAGTGAGATTGActttattgaaaagaaaacaagacttCAAAGTCAACAATCTGACTGGTTTTTGTACCGGAACGGTAGAATAACAGCATCTAAATGTAAACGAGTGGCAAGCCTTAAACCAACAACTTCCCCATCCAAAACAATCAAGGAATTATTGGTGAACAATACCCCCCAGTCCACTGCAATGCTGCAAGGGCTACAAAACGAAGATAACATTGCAGAAGCTTTTATTAACAAAATGGATACTGTGGAGGGGAAGAAGGGAGTCACTATCACAAAATGTGGTCTTTTTGTAAGCAAAACCCATGGGTTTTTAGGAGCAAGCCCAGATGGCATTATTACTGATCCAGAGGAAACCACCCCTGGTGTTGCTGAGTTTAAATACATACAAGTTAAGCCTGATGAAACTTTAACAGATGTCCTTTTAAGGCAACATATATGTTCAAAGGTGCAACACAACAATGCTGAAACCATTCAGCTAAACAAAAACCACAAATATTATTTCCAGTTGTACCAGCAAATGTTTGTAACTGGATATCACTGGGGAGTTTTCATTGCCCAGGGGACTGAAGGAGGCTTGTTTTATGAAAAAGTGACATTTACAGAGGCGTTCTGGTCTCCTATTCTTAATAAAGTGgaaaacttttttgacaaaTTCTTTGTCTATGAACTTGCTTACCCAAGAATTCAACTTGGACTTGAACGTTTTCACTACTAG
- the LOC136907491 gene encoding uncharacterized protein produces the protein MLFNFLKPIANGMKYWDGKNKTRTEKYQENTDKGKPGRKRQLPLFAEFVMVLVRLRLGLLQKQISHIFCISQPSVSKIFTTWITLLYHVFKQVLVRWPSKQLIKKYLPKCFSKYPRTRVIIDCTEIKVEKPSAPSSQKVTWSDYKSHNTFKLLVGITPSGAFSFISDLYSGAISDRAITIKSGLLEQLEPMDDVMADRGFNLRDLITKKKATLNIPPFAKGKQLSTKACTRTRRIASLRIHVERAIQRMKKFRLLQGVIPISIAAVANQVVFVCAALCNLLKPLVKK, from the exons ATGTTATTTAATTTCCTGAAGCCTATTGCAAATGGCATGAAGTACTGGGACGGAAAGAACAAGACACGAACGGAGAAATATCAG gagaACACGGACAAGGGTAAACCTGGCCGGAAGAGGCAGCTCCCTTTATTTGCTGAGTTTGTGATGGTACTGGTTCGCCTTCGATTgggtttgttgcagaaacaaaTTTCACATATATTTTGCATTTCCCAGCCATCAGTTTCAAAGATTTTTACAACGTGGATAACTTTATTATATCATGTGTTCAAACAAGTGCTTGTAAGGTGGCCATCTAAACAGCTCATCAAAAAGTATTTACCAAAATGCTTTTCCAAGTATCCAAGAACACGTGTTATTATTGATTGCACAGAAATAAAGGTTGAGAAACCCAGTGCTCCCTCTTCCCAAAAAGTCACTTGGAGTGATTACAAAAGCCACAATACATTCAAACTACTTGTTGGAATTACCCCTTCGGGAGCATTTAGTTTTATCTCTGACCTTTACTCTGGTGCAATATCTGACCGTGCAATAACTATCAAGTCAGGGTTACTAGAACAGTTAGAGCCCATGGATGATGTCATGGCTGATCGAGGATTTAACTTGAGAGACCTCATTACCAAGAAAAAGGCAACTTTAAACATACCCCCATTTGCCAAGGGAAAGCAGTTGTCAACTAAAGCATGTACTAGAACAAGACGGATAGCTTCTCTAAGAATTCATGTGGAGAGAGCTATCCAGCGAATGAAAAAATTCAGGTTATTACAAGGGGTCATTCCTATTAGTATAGCTGCAGTGGCTAATCAGGTTGTATTTGTGTGTGCTGCTCTTTGCAATTTACTAAAACCACTGgtgaaaaagtaa